One part of the Truepera radiovictrix DSM 17093 genome encodes these proteins:
- the murI gene encoding glutamate racemase, whose product MKTPPHAPLGVFDSGVGGLTVLAALRALLPAEHFLYVGDTARVPYGSKPLEMVRAFAAEICALLLSRGVKGIVVACNTASAAALPGLAAELPVPVWGVIAPGVQAALRRAPGGRIGVLGTAGTIRTGAYQRPLEAAGCRVWARPCPLFVPIVEEGVSDTVIARLVAEHYLKDAPALDAAILGCTHYPALKGILSEVLPGTALLDSAEETARVVAHDLALLGLANPNAAPGTVRHLVTGDLPSYAHTARLLGGPEGALERVVLGAPPVAQP is encoded by the coding sequence GTGAAGACCCCCCCCCACGCCCCGCTCGGCGTCTTCGACTCCGGCGTGGGCGGTTTGACCGTTTTGGCAGCGCTGCGCGCGCTCCTCCCCGCCGAGCACTTTCTCTACGTGGGCGACACCGCCCGCGTCCCCTACGGCTCCAAACCCCTGGAGATGGTCCGCGCGTTCGCCGCCGAGATCTGCGCGCTGCTCCTTAGCCGGGGCGTCAAGGGGATCGTGGTCGCCTGCAACACCGCCTCGGCCGCCGCCCTGCCGGGGCTCGCCGCCGAGCTGCCGGTGCCGGTGTGGGGGGTGATCGCACCGGGGGTGCAGGCGGCCTTGCGCCGCGCGCCGGGGGGGCGTATCGGCGTGCTCGGCACCGCCGGGACGATCCGCACGGGGGCGTATCAGCGCCCGCTCGAGGCGGCCGGCTGCCGCGTCTGGGCGCGCCCCTGCCCCCTCTTCGTCCCCATCGTCGAGGAGGGGGTGTCCGACACGGTGATCGCTCGGCTCGTCGCCGAGCACTACCTCAAAGACGCGCCGGCGCTCGACGCGGCCATCTTGGGCTGCACCCACTACCCCGCCCTCAAGGGCATCTTGAGCGAGGTGCTCCCCGGCACGGCGCTCCTCGACTCCGCCGAGGAGACCGCGCGCGTCGTCGCGCACGACCTCGCCCTGTTGGGCCTCGCCAACCCCAACGCGGCGCCGGGGACGGTGCGGCACCTCGTCACGGGCGACCTCCCCTCCTACGCCCACACCGCCCGCCTGTTGGGGGGACCCGAGGGCGCCCTCGAGCGCGTCGTCTTGGGCGCGCCCCCCGTCGCCCAACCGTAA